The following coding sequences lie in one Nocardioides sambongensis genomic window:
- a CDS encoding crotonase/enoyl-CoA hydratase family protein: MTLVTCTTADGIAHVRLNRPDKLNALTMDTLDQLVATAGQLRRDKELRAVVVSGEGDAFCAGLDFAAVLRDPATIAKGFLPRPWRGTNTFQEAPWALRRIPVPVIAAVHGHCLGGGLQIALGADFRIATPDSRWSVLEGKWGLIPDMSGIQSLSELVGIDQAKLLTMTAETFDGSRAHELGLVTRLDNDPIAGAMRLAEELATRSPDALAAAKRLFNDTWTSGPRRTFARERVEQLFLLAARNTRAAREAAFGKKEPSYGPRGR; the protein is encoded by the coding sequence ATGACCCTGGTGACCTGCACGACCGCGGACGGCATCGCCCATGTCCGGCTGAACCGGCCGGACAAGCTCAACGCGCTGACCATGGACACCCTCGACCAGCTGGTCGCCACCGCCGGTCAGCTCCGCAGGGACAAGGAGCTGCGGGCGGTCGTGGTCAGCGGCGAGGGCGACGCGTTCTGCGCCGGCCTGGACTTCGCCGCCGTGCTGCGTGACCCGGCCACCATCGCGAAGGGCTTCCTCCCCCGCCCGTGGCGCGGCACCAACACCTTCCAGGAGGCGCCCTGGGCCCTGCGACGGATCCCGGTCCCGGTGATCGCCGCGGTGCACGGCCATTGCCTCGGCGGCGGGTTGCAGATCGCCCTCGGCGCCGACTTCCGGATCGCCACGCCCGACTCGCGCTGGTCGGTGCTCGAGGGCAAGTGGGGCCTGATCCCCGACATGTCGGGCATCCAGAGCCTCTCCGAACTGGTCGGCATCGACCAGGCCAAGCTGCTCACCATGACGGCCGAGACCTTCGACGGCTCCCGGGCCCACGAGCTCGGCCTGGTCACCCGGCTCGACAACGACCCGATCGCCGGCGCGATGCGCCTGGCCGAGGAGCTCGCCACACGGTCGCCGGACGCGCTCGCGGCCGCCAAGCGGCTGTTCAACGACACCTGGACCTCGGGCCCGCGTCGTACCTTCGCCCGGGAGCGGGTGGAGCAGCTGTTCCTGCTCGCCGCGCGGAACACCAGGGCCGCCCGGGAGGCGGCGTTCGGCAAGAAGGAGCCCAGCTACGGCCCCCGCGGTCGCTGA